The DNA sequence GTTGTCTTAACAGGAAAATTAGAACGATTGAATCGTTCAGAAGCAAAAGTAAAATTAGAAAGTTTAGGTGCAAAGGTGACGAGCTCTGTTTCTAAAAAAACGAGTTTAGTCGTTGCTGGAGCAGATGCAGGAAGTAAATTAATAAAAGCTCAAGAGTTAGGCATTGACATTCGTGATGAATCTTGGCTTGAGAGCTTGTAGAGGTTTGTATGGAAACAGCTAGAAAAAGAGCACGATTGATTTATAATCCGACCTCTGGTCAGGAAATTATTAAAAAAAATATCGCAGAAGTTTTAGACGTTTTAGAAGATGTGGGTTATGAAACAAGTGCTTATCAGACAACGCCCGCTCCTTTATCAGCTCAAAACGAAGCAGAGAGAGCGGCTAAAGCAGGATTTGATTTAATTGTGGCAGCTGGTGGCGATGGAACAATTAACGAAGTGGTTAATGGAGTGGCACCGTTGGAAAACCGTCCTAAGTTGGCGTTTATTCCTACTGGTACAACCAATGATTATGCGCGTGCTCTCAAAATTCCAATGGGAGATCCAGTAGCAGCTGCTCGGATTATTGAAAAAGATCAAACCATAAAAATGGATATTGGTCAGGCTTATGGGAAAAAATATTTCATCAATATCGCTGCGGCAGGGACTTTGACAGAATTAACATATAGTGTTCCAAGTGAAGTAAAATCGCGCCTTGGTTATCTTGCTTATGTAGCCAAGGGAGCGGAAATGCTGCCAAAATCTAAATTACGTAAAGTACATATTGAGCACGACCACGGTGTGTTTGAAGGCAAGGTCTCTTTAATCTTTGTTGCCTTAACCAATTCAATCGGTGGTTTTGAAAAATTAGCGCCAGATACGGTGTTAGATGACGGAAATTTCACCTTGATTTTAGTGAAAACTGCTCGCTTATTTGATATGCTGGGCTTAATGATTCAAGCCATCAATGGCGGACAGCATGTGACTGATGCGAATGTAGAATATTTAAAAACAAGTAAATTAAAATTAGAAGTTTTAGATAAAAAAGCATCATTTATGTTGAATTTGGATGGTGAATATGGTGGAGACACTCCTGTTGAGTTAGAAGTTCTTCATAACCATTTAGAATTTTTTGCAAATATTGATGAGATTAGCGATAGCGCTTTGTCATTAGAAAATAAAAATAATCAGGAGAATTAGATGTTAGACTATCGTGTCTTAATTCATTACCACAATCAGTTAGACAATTATGCTGCTTACAATATGTGGAAGTGGCAAATGAATCAATGGGGAGAGGAGGCTTCTTTTTTTCAGAGAGATGACTTTGGCATTCAAGGGAATTTATCGTATAAGAGTAATCAGGCTTTGGGATATGTACATGTCATTGTAAAAACAATCGATTGGTCTCACCAGTCGGTTGATTATTCCATTCAGTTATTACCTCCTCATCTGGTGACGGAAATTTGGATTATTGAAGGAGACAGTCAAGTTTATTATTCCCGACAAGCTGCTATGACTAGTCCGTATTATGCAAAGCAAGATCCTCATGCTTTTGATATGGCATTAGATAGCAAACGTTTTGATCAGCATTGGGGCTATCAAGGTTGGCTAGGTTGTCGGTATGATGGTAAAAAAGCTGAATTTAAACTTTGGGCACCAACTGCAAAAAAAGTTCAATTAGTGGTGTATAAGAATGGTAGTAACCACTCGAAAATCTGGAAAGTTTATGACTTACAAAGAGGGAAAGTTTTTTCAAAAGATCATTCTGAAAATACAATCGGAATTTGGTCTCGAGTGATTTCAGATGATCTAGCAGATAGAGCTTATCAGTATCAATTAGAGTTTGAACATCACAAAACATTGACGCGTGACCCATACGCCGAAGCAACAACTGAAGACGGGAAACGCTCTGTCATTTTGTCACCTACAGAGCGAAATCCAAAACATTTTCAAGTGAAACAAGGTCAACAAGCGACTTGGCGTTTGGATAATCCTTGTCAGGCAGTTATTTATGAAATGCATGTGCGAGATTTGACAAAGTCTAGTAGTTCTGGTGTATCTAAAAAATACCGAGGTACCTTTTTAGGTGCTTGTCAAAAAGGAACTAAAAATCGATCTGGTCAAGCGACGGGATTTGATTATATCCAATCTTTAGGTATCAATGTTGTACAATTGCAGCCAATCTCTGATCGACACAAAGAGTATGATCGGCATGGAAATGTGACCTACAATTGGGGGTATGATCCACAAAATTACAATGCTCCAGAAACGAGTTTTTCAACAAATCCAACAAAGCCATCTCAAGGCATGCGGGACTTAAAAACAATGATTCAAGCCTATCATGATGCAGACATTTCCGTGGTGATAGACGTTGTCTACAACCATATTTATTCTACCTATGATTCTCCTTTTCAAGCCACAATGCCCGATTATTATTATCGAATGAATCCAGATGGCTCTTTCCAAAACGGAACAGGTGTAGGGAGCGAGACAGCTAGTGAGCACGAGATGTTCCGGAAATATATGATTGATTCGCTCCTTTATTGGGTAAAAGAGTATAATATTGACGGTTTTCGTTTTGATTTGATGGGAATTCATGACATTGAAACCATGCGTCAGATTCGAGAAGCGTTAGATGAGATTGATCCGAGAATCCTGACTTATGGAGAAGGATGGGACATGGGAACAGGATTGCTTCCTCTTGATAAAGCTAAGAAAGATAATGCTTTTGAATTATCAAATATCGGATTTTTCAATGATACTGAACGTGATGCGATTAAAGGAGCAGAGGTCTACGGTGGCTTAAAAGCTGGTTTTGTCAGTGGAGAGGCAACAGAGGCTATTATTGCGAAAGCAATATTAGGAAGCAATGAGTTAGGGACTTATCTGACGCCAAACCAAGTTGTGAACTATGTAGAAGCGCATGATAATTATAATTTGCATGACTTGTTAGTGGAACTACACCCAGATGATGATGACTTGACTCGTACTAAACGGATTGAATTAGCGACTGCGATGAATCTGCTGTTGCAAGGTATGAGTTTTATGGAACTAGGACAGGAATTTTCACGTAGCAAGCTAATAGCAACTGGAGAAAATGGTCAAACTATTCAGGAAGATCATGAGCGTGCTATGAATAGTTATAACGCTCCTGATACTGTCAATCAGGTGGATTGGGATTTGATAGCTGATCACCAAGAAAGTATTGACTACATCAAAAAGATTATCCATTTAAAAACTATGACAAAAGAATTTTCTTATCAACATTACGAAGACATTTACCAGCACGTCTTTGTGCACTCAGCTCATTCAGGAAGTGGGATTGTTATTTTTGAGGTGAAAGATGAGAAATATTATCTCATTATTTTCAATGCAAGCGGCCAAAGTTACAACATTGAAGATATTGGCAATTTGAGACTTGTAGCTGGAAATAGTCGTCAAGTTAGTGATTCTTTTGTTGAAGATTTGACAGCGACAGTCTTTGAAGTTGTAGAGTGGTAAATTTAAAGATGTCAAGTTTTTTTCTTGACACCTATTTTTACTTGTGATATGATAGAGTATGTTGGTAATAGCTCTGCTATACCTAAAAATAAAAAGAGAAAAGAGAAATTTTAAAAATGGCAGTTAAAATTCGTTTAACTCGTATGGGTTCTAAGAAAAAACCTTACTATCGTATTAACGTAGCAGATTCACGTTCACCACGTGATGGACGTTTCATCGAAACAATCGGAACTTATAATCCACTTGTTGCTGAAAACC is a window from the Streptococcus anginosus subsp. whileyi MAS624 genome containing:
- a CDS encoding diacylglycerol kinase family lipid kinase; its protein translation is METARKRARLIYNPTSGQEIIKKNIAEVLDVLEDVGYETSAYQTTPAPLSAQNEAERAAKAGFDLIVAAGGDGTINEVVNGVAPLENRPKLAFIPTGTTNDYARALKIPMGDPVAAARIIEKDQTIKMDIGQAYGKKYFINIAAAGTLTELTYSVPSEVKSRLGYLAYVAKGAEMLPKSKLRKVHIEHDHGVFEGKVSLIFVALTNSIGGFEKLAPDTVLDDGNFTLILVKTARLFDMLGLMIQAINGGQHVTDANVEYLKTSKLKLEVLDKKASFMLNLDGEYGGDTPVELEVLHNHLEFFANIDEISDSALSLENKNNQEN
- the pulA gene encoding type I pullulanase, giving the protein MLDYRVLIHYHNQLDNYAAYNMWKWQMNQWGEEASFFQRDDFGIQGNLSYKSNQALGYVHVIVKTIDWSHQSVDYSIQLLPPHLVTEIWIIEGDSQVYYSRQAAMTSPYYAKQDPHAFDMALDSKRFDQHWGYQGWLGCRYDGKKAEFKLWAPTAKKVQLVVYKNGSNHSKIWKVYDLQRGKVFSKDHSENTIGIWSRVISDDLADRAYQYQLEFEHHKTLTRDPYAEATTEDGKRSVILSPTERNPKHFQVKQGQQATWRLDNPCQAVIYEMHVRDLTKSSSSGVSKKYRGTFLGACQKGTKNRSGQATGFDYIQSLGINVVQLQPISDRHKEYDRHGNVTYNWGYDPQNYNAPETSFSTNPTKPSQGMRDLKTMIQAYHDADISVVIDVVYNHIYSTYDSPFQATMPDYYYRMNPDGSFQNGTGVGSETASEHEMFRKYMIDSLLYWVKEYNIDGFRFDLMGIHDIETMRQIREALDEIDPRILTYGEGWDMGTGLLPLDKAKKDNAFELSNIGFFNDTERDAIKGAEVYGGLKAGFVSGEATEAIIAKAILGSNELGTYLTPNQVVNYVEAHDNYNLHDLLVELHPDDDDLTRTKRIELATAMNLLLQGMSFMELGQEFSRSKLIATGENGQTIQEDHERAMNSYNAPDTVNQVDWDLIADHQESIDYIKKIIHLKTMTKEFSYQHYEDIYQHVFVHSAHSGSGIVIFEVKDEKYYLIIFNASGQSYNIEDIGNLRLVAGNSRQVSDSFVEDLTATVFEVVEW
- the rpsP gene encoding 30S ribosomal protein S16, with protein sequence MAVKIRLTRMGSKKKPYYRINVADSRSPRDGRFIETIGTYNPLVAENQVTLKEDRVLDWLSKGAQPSDTVRNILSKEGVLKKFHDSKYSK